The genomic interval CCGCCGTGCCGGGGCCGTTTGACCCGTAGCCGAAGGCGTAGGAGACGCCACCAACCGGATTGCCCCGCAGAATTGATCGCCGATTCCGCCTGCGCCTTCGGTTGGACTGCTCAAAGTTTGGTGTTGTTTCTTTTTGGGTTTGCGCAAGCTTATGTCCCTACTGCCGGCGCAGCTGGTGGCCCCCAGTGAGCCTCAGGCGCTAGCCGTGGGCCTGAGGCGGATTGTGGTGCCAGCCCAGGCTAGCGCCTGAGGCTCACTTTGATCGCGATGCATGGAACAAAAACATGGACTGAAAAAACAATGTCAACACCAAACTTTGAGCAGTCCAGTGTATGTCCCTACTGCCGGCGCAGCTGGTGGCCCCCAGTGAGCCTCAGGCGCTAGCCGTGGGCCTGAGGCGGATTGTGGTGCCGGCCCACGGCTAGCGCCTGAGGCTCACTTTGATCGCGATGCATGGAACAAAAACATGGACTGAAAAACAATGTCAACACCAAACTTTGAGCAGTCCAGTGTATGTCCCTTCTGCCGGCGCAGCTGGTGGCCCCCAGTGAGCCTCAGGCGCTAGCCGTGGGCCTGAGGCGGATTGTGGTGCCGGCCCACGGCTAGCGTCTGAGGCTCACTTTGATCGCGATGCATGGAACAAAAACATGGACTGAAAAAACAATGTCAACACCAAACTTTGAGCAGTCCAGTGTATGTCCCTACTGCCGGCGCAGCTGGTGGCCCCCAGTGAGCCTCAGGCGCTAGCCGTGGGCCTGAGGCGGATTGTGGTGCCGGCCCACGGCTAGCGCCTGAGGCTCACTTTGATCGCGATGCATGGAACAAAAACATGGACTGAAAAAACAATGTCAACAACAAACTTTGAGCAGTCCAGTGTATGTCCCTACTGCCGGCGCAGCTGGTGGCCCCCAGTGAGCCTCAGGCGCTAGCCGTGGGCCTGAGGCGGATTGTGGTGCCGGCCCACGGCTAGCGCCTGAGGCTCACTTTGATCGCGATGCATGGAACAAAAACATGGACTGAAAAAACAATGTCAACAACAAACTTTGAGCAGTCCAGTCTTCGGCTGCGGGTCAAACAGGCAGCAGAGCCACGAAACTCGGCAATCCCGTGCTACCCATGTCTCAAAAAGCAACGAAACCACCACATGTTGCAAGATATTGCCCAGTCTTTGCAAGAATTTCACTATCAGGTGATTGATTTCTGTCACATCGTGAGAGAAGATTGTCGGCGAGGTTCAGTTTAGGAAGAATGAGTAAAGTTTGTTGAGCATCCCCATCTCGACCGACGTTCGACGTGACCGGCTACGTCAAATGGTTCAAACCCAAGGATTTGCGTCCCTGGGAGAACTTGCTGCGTCGCTGGGTGTCAGCGATTCGACGATCCGCCGCGACCTGGAGCAGTTGGAGTCGGCTGGAGAAGCGAAGCGGACGCACGGCGGGGTATTTTGGACAGGCGACACCTCCACGATTCGGGCTTTTGAGAACCGAACGGACGAAATGTGGCCGGCCAAAGCGGCGATCGGAGTCGCCGCAGCAAACTTGATCGACGACCGAGACACGATCCTTTTGGATGGCGGCAGCACGACTTACGAGCTGGCGAGGAATCTCGTCGGACGGCCCCTACAAGTCGTCACCAACAGTCTGCCGATCGCGCACTTGCTCAGCAACAGCGCATCGATCGACTTGGTGATGATCGGTGGATGCGTCCACGGTCGAACCGCGGTGACGATCGGCCCGCTCGCCGATTCGATGTTGCGGAGCCTGAATGTCGGCAAAGCGTTCTTGTCGGTCGCCGGCATCACATCGCGTGGTTACTTCAACAGCGACTTGATGCTCGTGGAAAGCGAGAAGGCGATGTTGGCGTCGGCAGACCAAACCTTTGTGGTCACCGACCACTCCAAATTCGGCAAGGTCAGCTTGTCACGATTGTGCGGACTGGATCAGGTCAGCACCGTCATCACCGACTCGGACTTGGATTCGTGTTGGAAAACAAAGTTGGAGCAAGCAGGGGTCAACCTAGTATTGGCTGCTGTCGCGGCGACGCAGCAGGGGGACTCCGATTCGGCAATGGAAGATTGAAACAAGGCGTAGCCTGACCACAACAGCCAAGTCTGAAACGGCTGTTTCCTCATCACAAAACCATGTCAGTATTTTCTGACCACTGAAAAACATAGAACATGAGCACAGCATCGATCGATCGACAGACCATAGAAGCAATGGTCCGCAATGCGTTGCGACAATCGGCATCACCGGCACCAAGAACACGCTCGGGAAATCCGCCCGGCTGGGTGAACGGGAAACCCAATCTACGTGTCAGCATCTCTGCTCGCCACGTGCACTTGACCGATGAGCATGTCGAGATCCTGTTCGGACCGGGCGCAAAACTGGAACCCGAGAAAGATCTCTACCAAGACGGCTTTTACGCAGCCAAACAAACGGTGATGGTCGTCGGTCCGCGTCGACGAATGCTGCCCAGTGTTCGCGTCCTCGGCCCCACCCGGCCTGCCAGCCAAGTCGAACTGGCGTTCACGGACTCCATCTCGCTCGGGATCGACGCCCCTGTGCGACACAGCGGCAAGATCGACGGCACGCCCGGTTGCGTATTGGTCGGGCCCGTCGGCAGCGTGCAGCTTCACCAAGGTGTGATTCGCGCCGCCCGACACGTGCACTTGAACGATGCCGACGCAGAATTCTACGGCGTCCAAAACGGCGACATGATGCAACTCAAGATCGTCAGTCACGAATGCACAACAATCTTTGACGACGTTTTGGTTCGTCAAGATTCCGCGGCAAAGCTGGAAGTGCACATCGACACCGACGAAGGCAACGCGTGCCATTTGGATGCGGCAAGCGAAGTTCAGTTGCTGAAGATTTCCAGCGGATGTGCTTGCAAGCACTGAGCGATTCCATCCAATTCGCACAATTGTTTCCGATGGCACTCGATCCCGTTCTCGTTACTCAAACCAATCTTACTCTCCCCCCTGTTTCTATTGAGGCAAGTTTCTAATGGCAAAGATAAGTGAAGCACTCGGCATGATCGAGACCAAAGGGTTTGTCTCCTTGGTCGAAGCCTGTGATGCAATGATGAAGGCAGCCAATGTTCAATTCATCGGCTGGGACAACATCGGTGGCGGCTTGGTCAGCGCGTTCGTCAGCGGCGATGTCGCTGCAGTGAAAGCGGCTACGGACGCAGGCGCTGCGGCAGCCGGACGCGTCGGTGAAGTCGTCAGCGTGCAAGTGATCCCACGTCCGCACGACGACTTGGCCAAGATCCTCAAGGCCGGCGCGCCAGCGAAGAAGTAATTCGCTTCGTTCCCAACACTTTTTGAACAACAACACACAACTTTAGAAGAGCACTCCCATGAATGATGCAATCGGTTTGATTGAAACCAAAGGCCTGCTGGCGTTGATCGAAGCAACCGACGCGATGGCAAAATCCGCCAACGTCGAAATCACCAAACGCGTAGACATCGGTGGCGGTTTGGTCACGACCATTGTCAGCGGTGACGTCGGCAGCGTTCGCGCAGCGGTCGAAGCCGGAGCCAACGCAGCCGCAGCAGCCGGTGAATTGGTCAGCAGCCACGTGATCCCACGTCCCGCAGAGGGTTTGGCAAAGGCTTTTTTGTCCTAAGCCGTCAAGAACTTGCTGACGCAGATCTTGCCGCCGCGACCGCATCGGCGCTCACGCCCTCGGCGGTCTCACACGGCAAAGCTGCCCCCCCAGCAAGTCTTGACCAAACGATTCGTTCTCGACGCTTGCCGTTGTTTCCATCCTTTGAGGTTCCCGTGCTGATCCTTGTCGCCAATTTGGGCTCGACCAGCTTCAAATATCGCCTGTTCGAAATCTCCGACGATTGCAAAGTCGGCGACATTCACAACGCCCGGTGCTTGGCACGCGGTGGAGTGGAGCGAATCGGCGATGCACAGAGTCCTTGCAAGGTAGAGATCGGCGACTGGAAAGACGAGCGAACGCTCACGGTGCCCGATCACGGTGTTGCCGTCCAAGCTTGCTTGGACCAACTGACCGATCCGGATCACGGCGTTCTAAAAAGTGCAAGCGAAGTCGCGGCGATCGGTTTCAAAGCCGTTCACGGCGGACGAATCTCGGGCGTCTTCCGCGTGGACGATACCGTGCTCGATGCGATGGCGGAAATGAACGCCGCTGCACCGGCACACAACCCGCCGTACATCGCAGCGATGAAAACGTTGCAACAACGGTTTCCCGATCTACCGCTCGTCGCAGCCTTTGAAACGGACTTTCACCAGACCGTTCCTGCGGCTCGACGAGAATACGCGATCCCACGCCAGTGGGCAGACGAGTTTCATGTTCGCAAATGGGGATTTCATGGTGCCAGCCACCGCTACATCTCCGTTCGCAGCGCAGAACTCTTGCAACGTGACGACGCACGCGTGATCTCTTGTCACCTCGGTGGCAGCAGTTCTCTCACCGCGATCGACTCAGGCAAGAGCGTGATGACAACGATGGGCATGACGCCACAAACCGGTTTGCCGCAAAACAATCGGGTCGGCGATTTTGATCCGTTTGCCTTGCCGTTGATCATGCAACGAACCGGTTTGAGCCTGGAGGAGACGCTCGCGCAGTTGGCCAGCAAAGGTGGACTGTTGGGACTGAGCCAATCCAGTGGTGACATTCGCGACTTGCACGAGGGTGCCGCCCAGGGGAATGAAAGCTGCCAACTGGCACTGGACGTTTACGTTCAAGAAATCCGACGTCACATGGGCGGCATGATGGTCGCCCTGGGACGCGTCGACGCGATCGTGTTCACCGGTGGAATCGGCGAAAACGACGATGCAATCCGCTCGGCCGTTTGCAGCGGCTTGGAAGGATTTGGCATTGATGTCGACACGGCAGCCAACGGTTCGGGCAAAGGTGAGTTTGCTTTTCATTCGCCAGAGTCACGTACGGCGTTGTGGGTGATCCCGACGAATGAGGAAGTGATCGTGGCCAGTCAATGTGTCCAAGTCCTTCAGCAGGACGGAGCAAACTAAATGTTTATCGCCAGAGTCACAGGATCGGTCGTCAGCAGCACCAAGGTGTCTTCGATGACCGGACACAAGTTGATGGTCGTTGAGCCGTATCGGCTTGAGGAAAAGAAACGCAAGAGCCTGGTCACCACGGGACGTACCTTCATCGCCGTCGACACTCTCGGCGCCGGCGAGAATGACTACGTGTTGGTGGTCCAAGGCAGCAGTGCACGACTGACGCCGGAAACCAAAGAGTTGCCGATCGACGCGATGATCATCGGCATTGTGGATCAAGTCCACATCGACAAAGCGAGCGTGTACGCCCGCAAAGACGAAAAGTAAGTCCCTAAAGATCTCCCACTCATAGCGACGCGTTCCCAAACGCTGAATCCAATATGCAATTCGACGAAAACCTCATTCGCAATGTGGTCGCACAGGTGCTGGCGGAAGTCGGCCCGATGCCGCCTGGACTGAACGCGACACCAGCGATCCCGGGTGGACGACACGGCATTTTCTACGATGCCGACTCCGCCGTCGCCGCCGCCCGCGCTGCATTCGAACAGCTCCGTGAGCGAAGCTTGGAGGATCGCAAGCAGATCATCAGCATCATTCGACGCATTTCGATCGAGCAATGCGAAGAACTCGGACTGATGGAGATGGCCGAAACGCAAATCGGTCGCCCCGAGCACAAGATCGAAAAGCTTCGCACCTTGGGTGAACAGTCACCTGGCGTCGAGTTCCTCGAAACCAAAGCGTTCAGTGGCGACCACGGTCTGGCCATCATCGAACGTGCACCGTTCGGCGTCATCGGCGCGATCACTCCCGTCACTCACTCATTGCCCACGATCACGGGCAACGCGGTCAGCATGATCGCCGGTGGCAACACCGTCGTGGTCAACCCGCACCCATCGGGCAAGAAGGTTGCTGCGGAAGGCGTCCGACGATTCAACGAAGCAATCTCTCGTGAGATGGGCATCGACAACCTGATCTGCGTGATCGCCGAGCCGACTCTGGAAAGCGCCGACGCGTTGTTCAAGAACCGCAATGTCGCACTGATTTGTGTCACCGGCGGTCCCGCCGTCGCACGCGCGGCACTCAACAGTGGCAAACGAGCCATCGTCGCCGGACCGGGTAACCCACCCGTTGTCGTCGACGAAACCGCCGACCTCGACCTGGCCGCTCGATGCATCATCCAAGGTGCTGCCTACGATAACAACCTGCTCTGCATCGCCGAGAAAGAAGTCTTCGTCGTCGAGTCGGTTTTCGATCAAATGATGGCCGCGATGCGAAACGCGGGCGCGTTGGAGCTCAACGCACAACAGATTGCGACGCTGACATCCAAGGCGATTGTCAAGGTCGGCGACGACCAGCACGATGCGGCGTGCAAAGATTACATCGGCAAAGACGCAAGTTTTCTGGCCCAGGCAGCCGGCGTGGTCGCACCCGCCGGTACCGAACTTGTCTTTGGCGAAACCGATGAGCACCATCCGTTCGTAAGCGTCGAACAGATGATGCCCTTCGTTCCTTTTGTCCGCGCCCGCGACGTCGACCATGCGATTGCATTGGCCAAAAAGTACGAGCACGGCTTCCGTCACACCGCGATCATTCACTCTCGCAACGTCCGCAACATGACCAAGATGGGACGCGAAATGGACGTCACGCTGTACGTCAAAAACGGTCCCTGCATGGCATCACTCGGCTTGGGTGGCGAAGGCTACCTGTCGTTCTCGATCGCAGGTCCGACCGGCGAAGGCGTCACGACGCCCACGACGTTCACCCGTGAACGTCGCTGCAGCATGATCGACGAACTCCGCGTCGTCTGATTCCAAGCCAGTCCATCGTCCACGAAAACGAACCATGCAACCCGCCCGCGTCCTGGGATCGACCAACGCCACTGTCCGACACGAAAGTTTCGTCGGCCAGCGGCTGGTCATTATCCAACCGCTGGGCGTCAATGACAGCCCCGACGGACCACCGCTGATCGCCTTGGACGCCGTGGGTTGTCGCAAAGCAGACCGGGTGATGATCACTAGCGACGGTAGCTACGCCCACATCACCACCAAGCACGACAAAACACCTGCCCGATGGACCGTCATCGGCATCATCGACAACTGAATCATGATTTCCCCGCATCCCCAGCCACCTAGCGCACTGGACCGGCAACACATTGCCGCCGTCGTGCGTGAAGTGATCGCGAGACTGCAGGGACAAATCAGCACGTCAAACGACGACAACCATTCACGCGTGATCACAGAGTCCGTTGTTTCGGTCTCAACCCTGGACGAACTGCCGAAGAAAACGACGAGGGTGCTGATCTCGCAACGAGCGATCGTGACCCCCGCGGCCAAGGAACATGCCAAAGCCAACGGCATTGCCATCGAACGATCCGGGACACAGTCAGCGATCCAACCAACACAATCGACAACCGCCAACCACTCCAGCGAAAACATTCACGACACCGATCGCCCCGAACGCCTCGACGCAATCCTGCGACAGTTGCAACTTCGCGGCGTTGCCTTGTGCCCGCAAACTCGAGTCGTCTGCACGGATCACCCGGCTGCAGAAGTCCACCGGCGATGCGTTGCGGGCGATCGTGCGGTGATGATCGGCTCGATCGCAGATGTCAGGCGGTTCGGTAGCGAATGGAATCCGAATGTTTGGGTGCTGGACATGAACAAAATGAATTTGATCACCGCTGTCAACGCGATCGCGATGATCGGAAAGTAGGCTTCCCATGAGAATTGCACGCACGATCGGAACGGTCACGCTGTCACGCTCGCATCCGGCACTTGCCGCTGCGAAATTGCGTTGCATCGAGATGCTCGATTCGATCGACCGAGTTGATGAGCAACCGCTCGGCGGCGACACCGTCGTCGCATGGGACCTGTGCAGCACGGGCCTGGGAGACTTGGTCGCCGTCGCGGAAGGCCCCGAGTCGGCGCAGCCATTCCGCCCGGACATCAAACCACTGGACGCAACCATCGTCGCACTGCTGGACAACATCGAACTTTAAAAGGTGTCAGAACTTTAAAAGGTGTCAGGTACCTTTTTCGTCGAATAACCACATACATAACGATCCAAGACACACCCCCTTCGGAGAGATCCCATGCAAAATATTCACAAGATCAAGCAAGACATGTGCGACATCGGGCGTCGTATTTACAACCGACAATTCGCCGCGGCCAATGACGGAAACATCACCGTGCGTGTCAGCGACAACGAAGTGCTCTGCACGCCGACGTTGCACTGCAAGGGTTTCTTGACTCCGGACGACATTTCGATGATCGACATGACGGGCAAGCAGATCTCTGGTCGCAAGAAACGCTCCAGCGAAGCCTTGCTGCACCTGGAAATCTACAAGCAACGTCAAGACATCCGCAGCGTTGTGCACTGCCACCCGCCGCACGCCACCGCGTTTGCGATCGCTCGCGAACCCATTCCACAGTGCATCCTGCCGGAGGTCGAAGTCTTCCTGGGTGATGTGCCGATCACGAAGTACGAAACACCCGGCGGACAAGCGTTCGCAGATACAATCATCCCATTCGTCAGCAAGACGAACATCATGATCTTGGCCAACCACGGTACCGTCAGCTACGGCGAAACCGTCGAACAAGCCTATTGGTGGACCGAGATCCTGGATTCTTATTGCCGCATGCTGATGCTGGCCAAGCAACTGGGCAACGTGTCGTACTTGAGTCAGCAGAAATCACAAGAGCTGTTGGACCTCAAGGATCAGTGGGGATACAAGGATCCACGCAACACACCTGAGTACCAAGACTGTGACATCTGCGCCAACGATATCTTCCGCGATTCGTGGGCCAATAGCGGCGTCGAGCGACGTGCATTCGAAGCGCCTCCTGCCGCGAAACCAACCGCGAAACCAGCGGTGTCGCCCGCGTCCAGCTCCGGAATCAATGAAGAGCAATTGGTCAAGCTGATCACCGACGAAGTCATGCGTCAGATGAAAGCGTGAGTCGGCGAGTCCATCCGCCTCATCTCTCTTTAAGCACACAAATTCAAATCCTCGGTCTTACATCATGAAAGTTTCCATCATCGGCGGCGGCGGCCTGGTCGGCTCCTGCGCCGCATTTGCATTGCAGTGCGGCGGCATCGCCCGTGAAATCGCTCTTCTGGACGTCAACCAAGAACTCGCAGTCGGCCAAGCGTTGGACTTGCAACACGGCGGCCCCAGCGTCGCTGATCAGACCATCTCCGGTGGCGGATACGAGCACATCCCATCCTCCGACGTGATCTGCATCACCGCGGGACTTCGCCGCAAACCGGACGAAAGCCGACTGGACTTGATCAACCGTAACACGGATTTGTTCTTGCAAATCCTCAGCGATGTCAAAGCCGCCGGCCCCAAATCGTCGGCGATCGTTCTGGTCGTCAGCAACCCCGTCGACATTTTGACTTACGTTGCGGCACAAAAACTTGGCTTGCCGTGCAACCAAGTCATCGGGCTGGGCACGCAACTGGACACGATCCGTTTTTGTTCGCTGATCGCCGAGCAGTTGAACTCACCTCCGACTCAGACAAGTGCGTTGATCTTGGGTGAGCACGGTGAGTCGATGGTGCCGATCTGGAGCAGTGCGACGATCGCCGGACTGCCGCTGGACAAGTATCCCGGTTGGTCACCGACGCTTGCGACTCAGTTGTTCACACGAACCCGTGGCAGCGGAGCGGAAGTCATCAAACGCAAAGGCGGGGCGGGATTCGCTGTGGGTATCGCAATTCGCGATGTGATCGAAGCGATCATCTTGGATCGTCGCTGCGTGCTGCCCGTCAGCAGCATTCAAAGCGGCTGCTACGGCATTCGTGACGTCGCTCTTTCGGTCCCGACTGTCGTCGGACGCACCGGCGTGGTCGACCGAATGGAAATCGATCTATGGCCGAAAGAGGTCCAAGGCATGCGAGCCAGCGGAGCGGCCCTGAAGAAAACCCTCGACGTGGTGCTGAGCCGAATCGGCTAAGGGCTGGGCTTCTCAAAACTGTTTGACCCGCAGCCGAAGGCGCAGGTGACACAACCAACCGGATCACACCGCAGTGTCAAACGCAGCGAAATCACACGATTTCGCAGGAAGTGGCATCAGGTCCCCAGCAGCTCAACGTCTCTACGAGCAAGACACCACCAAACGCCGTGAGCCGCGACGCGTCAGCGGCCGGGTCTTGCGTTGGGCTGCGGAAAGGTTGGTGTTGTGGCATTTCCGGCTTGCACAAGTTTTCTGTCACTTCCCCCCAAGTTCTTTGGGGGAAGTGACAGTGGACAAGCAATGGATCGCCGATGCCCTGAAAGGGCCTGGACATGAAAGCCCGGGGCACAGCGAAGCGACGCCCCGGGTTCAATGGTTGCTGTCCCCGTTTCACCCTGAAAGGGGTGAGACAATCACGCCGCTTAGGCACCCTCGATGATCCGCACATCTGTGATGCTGAGACGACTGGCTGATGAGTGCAGCATGTAACGCCCTTTC from Stieleria varia carries:
- a CDS encoding BMC domain-containing protein; translation: MAKISEALGMIETKGFVSLVEACDAMMKAANVQFIGWDNIGGGLVSAFVSGDVAAVKAATDAGAAAAGRVGEVVSVQVIPRPHDDLAKILKAGAPAKK
- a CDS encoding acetate/propionate family kinase; this translates as MLILVANLGSTSFKYRLFEISDDCKVGDIHNARCLARGGVERIGDAQSPCKVEIGDWKDERTLTVPDHGVAVQACLDQLTDPDHGVLKSASEVAAIGFKAVHGGRISGVFRVDDTVLDAMAEMNAAAPAHNPPYIAAMKTLQQRFPDLPLVAAFETDFHQTVPAARREYAIPRQWADEFHVRKWGFHGASHRYISVRSAELLQRDDARVISCHLGGSSSLTAIDSGKSVMTTMGMTPQTGLPQNNRVGDFDPFALPLIMQRTGLSLEETLAQLASKGGLLGLSQSSGDIRDLHEGAAQGNESCQLALDVYVQEIRRHMGGMMVALGRVDAIVFTGGIGENDDAIRSAVCSGLEGFGIDVDTAANGSGKGEFAFHSPESRTALWVIPTNEEVIVASQCVQVLQQDGAN
- a CDS encoding EutN/CcmL family microcompartment protein, whose product is MQPARVLGSTNATVRHESFVGQRLVIIQPLGVNDSPDGPPLIALDAVGCRKADRVMITSDGSYAHITTKHDKTPARWTVIGIIDN
- a CDS encoding phosphate propanoyltransferase encodes the protein MSTASIDRQTIEAMVRNALRQSASPAPRTRSGNPPGWVNGKPNLRVSISARHVHLTDEHVEILFGPGAKLEPEKDLYQDGFYAAKQTVMVVGPRRRMLPSVRVLGPTRPASQVELAFTDSISLGIDAPVRHSGKIDGTPGCVLVGPVGSVQLHQGVIRAARHVHLNDADAEFYGVQNGDMMQLKIVSHECTTIFDDVLVRQDSAAKLEVHIDTDEGNACHLDAASEVQLLKISSGCACKH
- a CDS encoding aldehyde dehydrogenase family protein, with product MQFDENLIRNVVAQVLAEVGPMPPGLNATPAIPGGRHGIFYDADSAVAAARAAFEQLRERSLEDRKQIISIIRRISIEQCEELGLMEMAETQIGRPEHKIEKLRTLGEQSPGVEFLETKAFSGDHGLAIIERAPFGVIGAITPVTHSLPTITGNAVSMIAGGNTVVVNPHPSGKKVAAEGVRRFNEAISREMGIDNLICVIAEPTLESADALFKNRNVALICVTGGPAVARAALNSGKRAIVAGPGNPPVVVDETADLDLAARCIIQGAAYDNNLLCIAEKEVFVVESVFDQMMAAMRNAGALELNAQQIATLTSKAIVKVGDDQHDAACKDYIGKDASFLAQAAGVVAPAGTELVFGETDEHHPFVSVEQMMPFVPFVRARDVDHAIALAKKYEHGFRHTAIIHSRNVRNMTKMGREMDVTLYVKNGPCMASLGLGGEGYLSFSIAGPTGEGVTTPTTFTRERRCSMIDELRVV
- a CDS encoding EutN/CcmL family microcompartment protein — translated: MRIARTIGTVTLSRSHPALAAAKLRCIEMLDSIDRVDEQPLGGDTVVAWDLCSTGLGDLVAVAEGPESAQPFRPDIKPLDATIVALLDNIEL
- a CDS encoding BMC domain-containing protein, which produces MNDAIGLIETKGLLALIEATDAMAKSANVEITKRVDIGGGLVTTIVSGDVGSVRAAVEAGANAAAAAGELVSSHVIPRPAEGLAKAFLS
- a CDS encoding class II aldolase/adducin family protein; protein product: MQNIHKIKQDMCDIGRRIYNRQFAAANDGNITVRVSDNEVLCTPTLHCKGFLTPDDISMIDMTGKQISGRKKRSSEALLHLEIYKQRQDIRSVVHCHPPHATAFAIAREPIPQCILPEVEVFLGDVPITKYETPGGQAFADTIIPFVSKTNIMILANHGTVSYGETVEQAYWWTEILDSYCRMLMLAKQLGNVSYLSQQKSQELLDLKDQWGYKDPRNTPEYQDCDICANDIFRDSWANSGVERRAFEAPPAAKPTAKPAVSPASSSGINEEQLVKLITDEVMRQMKA
- a CDS encoding lactate/malate dehydrogenase family protein, with product MKVSIIGGGGLVGSCAAFALQCGGIAREIALLDVNQELAVGQALDLQHGGPSVADQTISGGGYEHIPSSDVICITAGLRRKPDESRLDLINRNTDLFLQILSDVKAAGPKSSAIVLVVSNPVDILTYVAAQKLGLPCNQVIGLGTQLDTIRFCSLIAEQLNSPPTQTSALILGEHGESMVPIWSSATIAGLPLDKYPGWSPTLATQLFTRTRGSGAEVIKRKGGAGFAVGIAIRDVIEAIILDRRCVLPVSSIQSGCYGIRDVALSVPTVVGRTGVVDRMEIDLWPKEVQGMRASGAALKKTLDVVLSRIG
- a CDS encoding EutN/CcmL family microcompartment protein yields the protein MFIARVTGSVVSSTKVSSMTGHKLMVVEPYRLEEKKRKSLVTTGRTFIAVDTLGAGENDYVLVVQGSSARLTPETKELPIDAMIIGIVDQVHIDKASVYARKDEK
- a CDS encoding DeoR/GlpR family DNA-binding transcription regulator, which translates into the protein MSTDVRRDRLRQMVQTQGFASLGELAASLGVSDSTIRRDLEQLESAGEAKRTHGGVFWTGDTSTIRAFENRTDEMWPAKAAIGVAAANLIDDRDTILLDGGSTTYELARNLVGRPLQVVTNSLPIAHLLSNSASIDLVMIGGCVHGRTAVTIGPLADSMLRSLNVGKAFLSVAGITSRGYFNSDLMLVESEKAMLASADQTFVVTDHSKFGKVSLSRLCGLDQVSTVITDSDLDSCWKTKLEQAGVNLVLAAVAATQQGDSDSAMED